AACGAGCTGGAAACTTCTCTCTGGCTTCCTGAGTCTTATGAAGCGGTACAGACAGAGACGTATGTGGCCGGAGAAAGCCGCGACACGGTTTACCTGCGCAGCGATACCTTTACACTGGGCGATGACCCTGATGAGTTTATTATTGTGTATGGCGTTAACCATGCTGCCAGCGGAAAGGCTACGTACTCAAACTGCTCCTTTTACGGCCAAGCTGGCTGGAACGGGGTAACCGGTATATTTAGCACCGAGTATACAGGGAGCGCTGAGGAATATTTACCCGGCAACCCGCTGGCTAAATATCTTTACGTGTGTAAGTTTGCGCGTAGCTGTAGCTCCGAAAAGAACTGTGTGGCAGTGCCAACTGGGCCCAAAGCACATGGAGTCGAACTTGATGAGCCCGCTTTCGTGGCGATTCGTGCCTATTTAGAGCCAGCTACCAGGGTGGGGCCGGCCTACACGGAACTACTTTACGACCGGGCTATCAAATTCAGCAGCCGCTAATACTGACACCTAAAGGCGGCTCTAAGTTAAGACTAAGGCTCTCCGTTAAGCGAGCATGGCACGCGAGATGACCACCCTTTGGACCTGGTTGGTGCCCTCGTAAATCTGAGTTATCTTGGCATCCCGCATCATCCTCTCCACCGGGTGGTCCTTTATATAACCATAGCCGCCCATAACCTGCACGGCGTCGGTGGTTACCCTCATGGCTACATCAGAAGCAAATGTCTTCGATATCGCCGAGATATAGCTAAGATTAGGAACTTTGTTGTCGATGGCTGATGCCGCCCGGTAGACAATGGCGCGCGCTGCCTCGACCTGAATAGCCATATCGGCGAGCATAAACTGGACTCCCTGCAGATTGGCGATGGGTGCATTGAACTGGACTCTTTCCTTGGCATATTTGGTCACATAGTCCAGCACCCCCTGTGCAATGCCTACTGCTTGTGCACCTATCACCGGCCGTGTGCGGTCCAGCGTCATCATGGCATATGTGAAGCCTCTGCCCGCCTCACCCAGCAGGTTCTCGGCGGGCACGGGGCAGTTCTCGAAGATGAGTTCAGACACCTGCGAACCTCTAATCCCCATCTTGTCCTCCAACTTTCCAATGGACAAGCCGGGGGTTTTTCTGGGGACGATGAAGGCCGAGATGCCGCGCACACCTTTATCCGGGTCTGTTTTAGCGAAGATAGTATAGGTGATGGCCACGTTACCATTGGTGATGAAGCATTTGGAACCGTTAAGTATGTATTTGCTTCCCTCTAATCTGGCCACGCTCTCCATGGCAGCGGCGTCGGAGCCGGCTTTGCGCTCGGTGAGCCCGAAAGCAAATGTCCCTTCACCCTTGGCCAAAGGAGTCAGGTGTTTTAACTTTTGCTCCGGACTTCCGGCGATGAGTATCGGTTCAGCGGCAAGCCAGCTCGAACCAACGATGTTGGAACAACTGGGGTCAACGCGGGATATCTCTTCGCTGAAGATGCAGCAGGTTAACATATCTTTATCCGTGCCACCGCACTCCTTGGGTAGATGCAAGCTGAACAGGTTGTTAGCCTTGAACAGCTCAAAAATATCCCAGGGGAACTCTCCCGTGCGGTCGATCTCTGCAGAGCGCGGGGCTATCTTTTCCTCTGCTAGCTTACGTATGCTCTGGCGGAATTTCTCCTGCTCCGGGGTGGTTATATATTGCATTCGCTTCTCCTTTCTGGGATATTTTATTCTATTGACTTCCCCCGCTTCCAGTCAATATTAACTTAGCTCCAGGACGCACGAAACTCCATCTATAGCAATTCATAAACAAAGGGCACGGGAATAAACCCCCTGCCCTTTGTTTATCAGCAACTGGAGCCTATTTATTATTTCCCAAGAAACAGGTTCTTCGGATTCTCGACCATCATGGTCTTAATCTGGTCATCGGTCACGCCCTGTGCCTTAAGCGCCGGTATAATATCTTCTGATATGTGGTCGACCCTCCAATTGGCGAGCATCTTCATAATTGCATCCGATACTTGGATGGGGCGGCTCAGCCAGAAATTCATAGTATCGTGAGACAGCATAATCTTATTAGCATACCCCTCTTTGCACAGCGTGGCGATATTCTGGACGCTGACGTCGTCAGGGGCACCGCCCAATAAACCAGCTATTCCAAATCGGTCAAAGGCAATGTTGACACTCTTTTGAAGTATTGACCTATGATAGTTGACGTCCTTG
This window of the Chloroflexota bacterium genome carries:
- a CDS encoding acyl-CoA dehydrogenase; the encoded protein is MQYITTPEQEKFRQSIRKLAEEKIAPRSAEIDRTGEFPWDIFELFKANNLFSLHLPKECGGTDKDMLTCCIFSEEISRVDPSCSNIVGSSWLAAEPILIAGSPEQKLKHLTPLAKGEGTFAFGLTERKAGSDAAAMESVARLEGSKYILNGSKCFITNGNVAITYTIFAKTDPDKGVRGISAFIVPRKTPGLSIGKLEDKMGIRGSQVSELIFENCPVPAENLLGEAGRGFTYAMMTLDRTRPVIGAQAVGIAQGVLDYVTKYAKERVQFNAPIANLQGVQFMLADMAIQVEAARAIVYRAASAIDNKVPNLSYISAISKTFASDVAMRVTTDAVQVMGGYGYIKDHPVERMMRDAKITQIYEGTNQVQRVVISRAMLA